The Plectropomus leopardus isolate mb chromosome 7, YSFRI_Pleo_2.0, whole genome shotgun sequence genome window below encodes:
- the LOC121945734 gene encoding nuclear receptor coactivator 7 isoform X2 — translation MKLLPENIKVFYFARDCGEPYVEIIKVKDSKRRLSLCSSEDSEAEEPDYQEEVDALPVLGDHSQLLHDYHLERLAAHMPARTQGYPWQLVYSTAIHGSSLKTLYRNMAGLDSPVLLVIKDMDKKVFGAFSSDPFKVSKYCYGTGETFLFSFNPEFQPYMWSGENSYLVSGNLESLQIGGGGGGFGLWLDADLYRGSSFSCPTFRNASLSTQEDFIVQDLEVWTVQN, via the exons ATAATCAAAGTGAAGGACTCCAAACGCCGCCTGAGTCTATGTAGTTCTGAGGACTCTGAGGCAGAGGAGCCTGACTACCAGGAGGAAGTTGATGCTCTCCCTGTCCTGGGAGACCACAGCCAGCTGCTGCATGACTACCACCTGGAGAGA CTTGCTGCTCACATGCCAGCCAGGACCCAGGGCTACCCATGGCAACTAGTCTACAGCACAGCCATCCATGGGAGCAGCCTGAAGACTCTGTACAGGAACATGGCTGGTCTGGACAGCCCTGTGCTGCTGGTCATCAAAGACATGGACAAAAAG GTGTTTGGGGCTTTTTCTTCCGATCCATTCAAAGTCAGTAAATACTGTTACGGCACAGGAGAGACCTTCCTGTTCAGCTTCAACCCTGAGTTCCAG CCATACATGTGGAGCGGTGAGAACTCCTACTTGGTGAGCGGCAACTTGGAATCTCTGCAGATTGGTGGAGGAGG GGGTGGATTTGGGCTGTGGTTGGATGCTGATCTGTACCGTGGCTCAAGCTTCTCGTGTCCCACCTTCCGCAATGCGTCGCTCTCCACACAGGAAGATTTCATTGTACAAGACCTTGAAGTCTGGACTGTGCAGAACTGA
- the hint3 gene encoding histidine triad nucleotide-binding protein 3 — protein sequence MATVEATQPAQVDVSKTSSLPAEGHEKKCIFCKIVNNEMGTELLHCDEEISCFRDIKPAAPHHYLVVPTKHVGNCKSLSKEHVPLVTRMVETGKEILQKNNVTDLSDVRFGFHWPPFCSVTHLHLHVLAPASQMGFMSRLFYRLNSYWFITADQLIELLNSKGETN from the exons ATGGCGACCGTCGAGGCTACACAACCTGCTCAGGTTGATGTTTCCAAAACGAGCAGTTTGCCAGCCGAAGGACATGagaagaaatgtattttctgcaaGATCGTGAACAATGAAATGGGCACGGAGCTTCTTCACTGT GATGAAGAGATCTCATGTTTCAGAGACATCaaacctgcagctcctcacCATTACCTGGTCGTGCCAACCAAACATGTAGGGAACTGTAAATCACTCAGCAAAGAACATGTGCCTTTGG TGACGCGAATGGTTGAGACAGGGAAGGAGATCCTCCAGAAAAACAATGTAACAGACCTCAGTGATGTCAG GTTTGGTTTCCACTGGCCCCCATTCTGCTCTGTTACACACCTACACCTTCATGTTCTGGCACCTGCCAGTCAAATGGGCTTCATGTCCCGCCTCTTCTACAGACTCAACTCCTATTGGTTCATCACA GCAGATCAGCTGATTGAACTTCTCAACTCTAAAGGAGAGACCAACTGA